A portion of the Acidobacteriota bacterium genome contains these proteins:
- a CDS encoding tail fiber protein, translated as MSEPFVGEVRMFAGNFAPRGWAFCDGQLLAVSQNDALFSLLGTIYGGDGRTTFGLPDLRGRVPIHAGSGPGLSPRRLGAKAGVENVTLTVNQLPSHTHAMQAANTQANNQQPVGRAPASTIGIDAWAEDPDPVNFSTQSITNVGGSRSHTNLQPFLCIHFIIALVGIYPSRH; from the coding sequence ATGTCAGAACCTTTTGTCGGAGAAGTTCGGATGTTCGCGGGCAACTTCGCGCCGCGGGGCTGGGCCTTCTGTGACGGCCAGCTCCTGGCGGTGTCGCAGAACGATGCCCTCTTCAGCTTGCTGGGAACCATCTATGGTGGCGACGGTCGCACGACCTTCGGCTTGCCGGACCTGCGCGGTCGGGTTCCGATCCACGCCGGGTCCGGGCCGGGTCTGTCTCCCCGCCGATTGGGCGCCAAGGCCGGAGTCGAGAATGTGACCCTGACGGTCAACCAGCTACCGAGCCACACCCACGCCATGCAGGCGGCCAACACCCAGGCCAACAATCAGCAACCGGTCGGCCGGGCGCCGGCCTCCACCATCGGTATCGACGCTTGGGCCGAGGATCCCGACCCGGTGAACTTCAGCACCCAGTCGATCACCAATGTCGGGGGCAGCCGAAGCCACACCAACCTGCAGCCCTTCCTGTGCATCCACTTCATCATCGCCCTGGTCGGCATCTACCCGTCCAGGCACTAG
- a CDS encoding tail fiber protein, with protein MSEPFLAEVRIVGFNFAPRGWAFCDGQILPINQNQSLYSLLGTTYGGDGRTSFALPDLRGRSPMHVGRSNGGGDHRLGQKSGEETHTLSGAEMPNHDHVLRATNANGTTDQINGTVLARAVGANVYGEFGTQVGMASGTVANVGGGQAHDNMMPYLAINFCIALQGLFPSRN; from the coding sequence ATGTCGGAACCATTCTTGGCCGAAGTCCGCATTGTGGGCTTCAACTTCGCGCCCCGAGGCTGGGCCTTCTGTGACGGCCAGATCCTGCCGATCAATCAGAACCAGAGCCTCTATTCGCTGCTCGGCACCACCTACGGTGGCGACGGTCGGACCTCCTTCGCTCTGCCGGACCTGCGTGGCCGGTCGCCGATGCACGTCGGCCGGAGCAACGGTGGAGGCGACCACCGCCTGGGGCAAAAGAGCGGCGAGGAGACCCACACCCTTTCGGGCGCCGAGATGCCCAATCATGACCACGTGCTGCGGGCCACGAACGCCAACGGCACGACCGATCAGATCAACGGCACCGTGCTGGCGCGCGCCGTCGGCGCCAACGTATACGGAGAGTTCGGCACCCAAGTCGGGATGGCCTCCGGAACGGTGGCGAACGTCGGAGGCGGTCAGGCCCACGACAACATGATGCCCTATCTCGCGATCAACTTTTGCATCGCTCTTCAGGGACTCTTCCCGTCCCGCAACTAG
- a CDS encoding Ig-like domain-containing protein: protein MTVSAMKRQGCGEKRQGCGESFLRRAASLCAVLAFVLVFSAWAPVAQAATSEFSLLMDLDDQPASGCSVATVDGAFDGVEQILVTTVDNSTGDPQVISVATRDCVDPGTNTFGAPVIVDMPYAPPWPVAVDDGTNGSDGIESYWPAQIDPNQRFIRVAAISSEDGDGEEDAILDLGLVEVGGLSVLEIPTLGTWGLFGLALVLSFFALRILRRYPSTAASMVAVLLLVSAAGAVWAGAGMFMPDGDLSEWAPISPLGSDGAGDAGPDADLIAVFAAVDETQPGLLFVRFDAVLNDCPTAVDDAVATDADAVLGGDVLADNGSGADSDPEGQGLTVTAVDGNAADVGTQITLASGALLTVNANGTFSYDPNGQFDPLAPGESATDGFSYTVEDDLGCADGADVTITVNGVNDCPTAVDDAVTTDEDTLLNGDVTLDNGSGPDTDPKGDSLVVTEVNGNAADVGVQITLPSGALLTVNSDGTFAYDPNGQFEALGAGESDTDTFTYTIDDGSGTCSETATVTVTITGINDCPTAVDDAVITDQDTVLNGDVTAANPTTPDSDPESDTLVVTEVDGNAANVGVQITLASGALLTLNSDGTFAYDPNGQFDDLGAGDSDTDSFTYTIDDGSGTCSETATVTVTITGVNDCPTAVDDAASTDEDSVLNGDVTAANPTTADSDPDGDPLTVTEVNGNAANVGVQITLASGALLTVNANGTFSYDPNGAFDSLGDGDTDTDSFTYTLDDGSGTCSETATVTITINGLNTCPVAVDDAVSTDEDTALNGDVLAANPTTPDSDADGDPMTVTAVNGNAANVGVQITLGSGALLTVNANGTFSYDPNGAFDTLGAGATDTDSFTYTIDDGSGTCAETATVTVTINGVNDCPTAVNDAVSTDENTAVNGNVTAANPTTADSDPEGDSLTVTAVNGNAANVGVQIALGSGLLTVNANGTFTFDPNGGYETLGPGDMAQEMFTYTIDDGSGACAETATVTITINGVNDIPMVVGESFDTVANTLLQVAASQTQTPSVFVAGNLLSNDSDPDGPAALTASLNTATAGAVVTVNSDGTFTYLPPAGLTGSDSFTYDVSDGSTTVAGTVDITFVGRVWYIENDAAAGGLGRSSDPFDTLAEAGAAHGANDMICVRTGDGSTAGHTSGVEISFTGVLLHGEHHGCEPNVSLNGNPAPTSLVAASAGNHPMIDHTGGGVGVQVMADSGDLTGIFIRGLNIDGDDNAIDVTSTAGHRVDVTVENNIVRAAGDDGIDVNHNSTATDSRVVISGNSLAAADDAAELRTTNGALEVEFDNNTDITGGLNGVVINGSGGGTLTVSSFAGNSVHQDTVENGIVMNSVVLDADGGTGAGGDADFTGDTVVAGDTAVGAIGDGVGDSGILLTNVTGDLSFGDLDVVADGGAGLMATAAGPLNAGAGTGFRLATGAGTSLAATGGPALDLDPLTAAITVSSLASTNSSSTGVSLDDISGTVSIGGGSIVNPSGFGLRVDGAAPIVSYGGSITSAATTAVQVTNTTGGSVTVDNGTLSTDGGAFAAIAAVNTDGAVNITNMTVSHSNGRVISFNDVDGGSSFAGTTISTTNHHGISVQNSAGSHTFPNMVIAGGTPSPVDAVFLNANSSATINFSRVAVSTTGAGVRGLVATNSGTVNVTDNTSTISSTGGPAVVINPTSVGMTFASVSSANSNGAGISLTGVTGSFVANGGTIGSAAGVAIDIDAGSGTKTIDSNVTNSAARSVEVTNHGAGTVTIGGTITDTGNGVLLDNNDAATLVFDGAMDLDTGTVDAFTAINGGTVNVLDPTTSHSLSTTTGRALRVDNTTIGAMDMTFRDISANGAPSGIVLVNTGTSGGLTVTGDGTDTTQGGNSSGGLIRNTTGTAVLVDQSHELNLARMRILTPGGHGILADQLSGQGSLMHTTVEDVDVANTSAVFLRNDNVNLNAGTGFTTGNSIFRNAVTGQVMYLVEGRGTSLMNVTVENSLFEDLAPDAFQHSAGLDPGDNGTITSVFRNNTVRNARAAVGSSVINIGKAHSANSAFTISGNTIQNVGIPGVNGGVINIAASAANVGGTITGTISGNRLENVQGRRRGINVVPEPASGSVGTVDVTITDNDINDMTNGIGIFVDIRENTPLTHLRVTNNRIGTGNFGTTAGNMGGTRDGVFIQADDTQAKTLNVLFEDNTIHVTNVGTGTSSDQAAVIKADNDNCTVNATVQGNTIIQGAGGTGDFVFEAEGASTYCLDLNAANVGADANAAATGIVLEREAAATFHVEGMAAGPHTNAVVEAFLDPRNSNHVLSPVGGGFTNNGGAGCPTPP, encoded by the coding sequence ATGACGGTTTCTGCGATGAAGCGGCAGGGTTGTGGGGAGAAGCGGCAGGGTTGTGGGGAGAGTTTCCTTCGGCGGGCAGCATCCCTGTGCGCGGTGTTGGCCTTCGTTCTGGTGTTCTCGGCGTGGGCGCCTGTCGCCCAGGCCGCTACTTCCGAGTTCAGCCTGTTGATGGACCTCGACGACCAGCCCGCCAGCGGCTGCTCAGTGGCGACCGTCGATGGTGCCTTCGACGGCGTCGAGCAGATCCTGGTCACCACCGTCGACAACTCGACCGGTGATCCGCAGGTGATCTCCGTCGCCACCCGCGACTGCGTGGACCCGGGGACCAACACCTTCGGTGCGCCGGTGATCGTGGACATGCCCTACGCGCCGCCCTGGCCGGTGGCGGTGGATGACGGCACGAACGGCTCCGACGGCATCGAGTCGTACTGGCCCGCCCAGATCGATCCCAACCAGCGCTTCATCCGCGTCGCGGCCATCAGCTCCGAGGACGGCGACGGCGAAGAGGACGCGATCCTCGACCTCGGACTGGTGGAGGTCGGCGGCTTGTCGGTGCTAGAGATTCCTACCCTCGGTACCTGGGGTCTCTTCGGCCTGGCCCTGGTGCTGTCCTTCTTCGCTCTGCGGATTCTCCGTCGCTATCCCTCGACGGCTGCCTCGATGGTGGCCGTTTTGCTGCTGGTGAGCGCTGCCGGCGCGGTGTGGGCCGGCGCCGGAATGTTCATGCCCGACGGCGATTTGTCCGAGTGGGCGCCGATCTCTCCCCTGGGCAGCGATGGTGCCGGCGACGCCGGACCGGACGCCGATCTGATCGCCGTCTTTGCGGCTGTAGACGAGACCCAACCGGGTCTGCTCTTCGTGCGTTTCGACGCGGTGCTGAACGACTGTCCGACGGCGGTGGACGACGCCGTAGCGACGGATGCGGACGCCGTGTTGGGCGGCGACGTGCTGGCCGACAACGGCTCCGGTGCGGACTCCGACCCGGAAGGCCAGGGCCTCACCGTGACCGCCGTCGACGGCAACGCCGCCGATGTGGGGACCCAGATCACCCTCGCCTCCGGCGCCCTGCTGACGGTCAACGCGAACGGCACCTTCAGCTACGACCCGAACGGCCAGTTCGACCCGCTCGCGCCGGGCGAGTCGGCGACGGACGGCTTCTCCTACACGGTGGAAGACGATCTTGGCTGCGCCGACGGCGCCGACGTCACCATCACCGTCAACGGCGTCAATGACTGTCCGACGGCGGTAGACGACGCGGTGACGACGGACGAGGACACGCTGCTCAACGGCGACGTGACGCTGGACAACGGCAGCGGGCCGGACACCGATCCCAAGGGGGACTCGCTGGTGGTGACCGAGGTCAACGGCAATGCGGCCGACGTCGGCGTGCAGATCACCTTGCCGTCCGGCGCATTGCTGACGGTCAACTCCGACGGCACGTTCGCCTACGACCCAAACGGCCAGTTTGAAGCCCTGGGTGCCGGCGAGTCGGATACCGATACCTTCACGTACACGATCGACGACGGTTCCGGCACCTGCTCCGAGACGGCGACGGTGACGGTGACGATCACCGGCATCAACGACTGTCCGACGGCGGTGGACGATGCGGTGATCACGGATCAAGACACGGTGCTGAACGGCGACGTCACCGCCGCCAACCCGACGACCCCGGATTCGGATCCGGAAAGCGACACGCTGGTGGTGACGGAGGTGGACGGCAACGCGGCGAACGTCGGGGTGCAGATCACCCTCGCCTCCGGCGCCCTTTTGACTCTCAACTCCGACGGCACCTTTGCCTATGACCCGAACGGCCAGTTCGACGATCTAGGGGCTGGGGATTCAGATACGGACAGCTTCACGTACACGATCGACGATGGTTCCGGCACCTGCTCCGAGACGGCGACGGTGACGGTGACGATCACCGGCGTCAACGACTGCCCGACGGCGGTGGACGACGCCGCGTCGACGGACGAGGATTCGGTGTTGAACGGCGACGTCACCGCCGCCAACCCGACGACCGCCGACTCCGATCCGGATGGCGACCCGTTGACGGTGACAGAGGTGAACGGCAACGCGGCGAACGTCGGGGTGCAGATCACGCTAGCCTCCGGGGCGTTATTGACGGTGAACGCCAACGGCACCTTCAGCTACGACCCGAACGGCGCCTTCGACAGCCTTGGTGACGGGGATACCGACACGGACAGTTTCACGTACACGCTCGACGACGGTTCGGGGACGTGCTCTGAGACGGCAACGGTGACGATCACCATCAACGGTCTCAACACCTGCCCGGTGGCGGTCGACGATGCGGTGTCGACGGACGAAGACACGGCGCTCAACGGTGACGTCTTGGCGGCCAACCCGACGACGCCCGACTCCGATGCCGACGGCGATCCGATGACCGTGACGGCGGTGAACGGCAACGCCGCGAATGTCGGGGTCCAGATCACCCTGGGTTCCGGTGCTCTGCTGACGGTGAATGCCAACGGCACCTTCTCCTACGACCCGAACGGTGCTTTCGACACTCTCGGGGCGGGCGCCACGGATACGGACAGCTTCACGTACACGATCGACGATGGCTCGGGGACCTGTGCCGAGACGGCGACGGTGACGGTCACCATCAACGGTGTCAATGACTGTCCGACGGCGGTGAACGATGCCGTATCGACGGATGAGAACACGGCCGTGAACGGCAACGTCACCGCCGCCAACCCGACGACCGCCGATTCCGATCCGGAAGGCGATTCCCTGACCGTGACGGCGGTGAACGGCAACGCCGCGAACGTCGGCGTCCAGATCGCTCTCGGCTCGGGCCTCTTGACGGTCAATGCCAACGGCACGTTCACCTTCGACCCCAACGGCGGTTACGAGACCCTGGGTCCTGGCGACATGGCGCAGGAGATGTTCACCTACACGATCGACGATGGTTCGGGAGCCTGTGCCGAGACGGCGACGGTGACGATCACCATCAACGGCGTCAACGACATCCCGATGGTGGTAGGGGAGAGCTTCGACACGGTCGCCAACACGCTGCTTCAGGTGGCGGCGAGCCAAACCCAGACGCCTTCGGTGTTCGTGGCCGGCAACCTGCTATCGAACGACTCCGATCCGGATGGCCCGGCGGCGCTCACCGCGTCGCTCAACACGGCCACCGCCGGAGCGGTGGTGACGGTCAACTCGGACGGTACCTTTACCTATTTGCCTCCGGCCGGCCTGACCGGTTCCGACTCCTTCACCTACGACGTGTCGGACGGCTCGACGACGGTGGCCGGCACGGTCGACATCACCTTTGTCGGACGAGTCTGGTACATCGAGAACGATGCCGCCGCCGGTGGCCTCGGCCGCTCGAGCGATCCCTTCGACACCCTGGCCGAAGCGGGGGCGGCCCACGGCGCCAACGACATGATCTGCGTGCGCACCGGGGACGGCTCTACTGCCGGCCATACGAGCGGCGTCGAGATCAGCTTCACCGGCGTCCTGCTGCACGGCGAGCATCACGGCTGCGAGCCCAACGTGTCGCTCAACGGCAATCCGGCGCCGACCTCGTTGGTGGCGGCGAGCGCCGGCAACCACCCGATGATCGATCACACCGGCGGCGGAGTCGGCGTGCAGGTGATGGCCGACTCCGGTGACCTCACAGGCATCTTCATCCGCGGTCTCAACATCGACGGCGACGACAACGCCATCGACGTCACCTCCACCGCCGGCCACCGGGTCGACGTGACGGTCGAGAACAACATCGTGCGCGCCGCCGGGGACGACGGCATCGACGTCAACCACAACAGCACCGCCACCGACAGCCGGGTCGTGATCTCCGGCAACTCCCTGGCCGCCGCCGACGATGCGGCAGAGCTGCGCACCACCAACGGCGCCCTGGAAGTGGAGTTCGACAACAACACCGACATCACCGGTGGTCTCAACGGCGTGGTGATCAATGGCTCGGGTGGAGGCACCCTGACGGTGTCCTCCTTCGCCGGCAACTCGGTGCATCAGGATACGGTGGAAAACGGCATCGTCATGAACAGCGTGGTCCTCGACGCCGACGGCGGCACCGGCGCCGGCGGCGATGCGGACTTCACTGGCGATACGGTTGTGGCCGGCGACACCGCGGTGGGCGCCATCGGCGACGGCGTCGGCGACTCGGGTATCTTGCTGACCAACGTAACCGGCGACCTGAGCTTCGGCGATCTCGATGTGGTGGCCGATGGCGGCGCCGGCTTGATGGCGACCGCCGCCGGCCCGTTGAACGCGGGAGCCGGCACGGGCTTTCGTCTCGCTACCGGTGCCGGCACCAGCCTGGCGGCGACCGGCGGACCGGCGCTCGATCTGGATCCGCTGACTGCCGCCATCACGGTTTCCTCGCTGGCTTCGACGAACAGCTCCAGTACCGGCGTCAGCCTCGACGACATCAGCGGTACGGTGTCGATCGGCGGCGGTTCGATCGTCAACCCGAGCGGCTTCGGCCTGCGGGTGGATGGCGCAGCGCCCATCGTGAGCTACGGCGGTTCGATCACCAGCGCCGCCACCACCGCCGTGCAGGTGACGAATACGACCGGAGGCTCGGTGACCGTCGACAACGGCACCTTGAGCACCGACGGCGGCGCCTTCGCGGCGATCGCGGCAGTCAACACCGACGGCGCGGTCAACATCACCAACATGACCGTCAGCCACTCGAACGGTCGGGTCATCTCGTTCAACGATGTGGACGGCGGATCGAGCTTCGCCGGCACCACCATCTCGACCACGAATCACCATGGGATCAGCGTGCAGAACAGCGCCGGCTCGCATACCTTCCCGAACATGGTGATCGCCGGCGGCACCCCGTCGCCGGTCGATGCGGTGTTCCTGAACGCCAACAGTTCCGCGACGATCAACTTCAGCCGGGTGGCCGTCAGTACCACTGGCGCCGGGGTGCGCGGGCTGGTGGCCACCAACTCGGGCACCGTCAACGTCACCGACAACACCAGCACGATCAGTTCGACCGGAGGACCGGCGGTGGTGATCAATCCCACCAGCGTCGGGATGACCTTCGCCAGCGTCAGTTCGGCCAACAGCAACGGCGCCGGGATTAGCCTGACGGGGGTCACCGGTTCCTTCGTCGCCAACGGCGGAACGATCGGTAGCGCCGCCGGGGTGGCCATCGACATCGATGCCGGCTCCGGGACCAAGACCATCGACAGCAACGTCACCAACTCCGCGGCGCGCTCCGTCGAGGTGACCAATCACGGGGCCGGAACGGTGACCATCGGCGGCACCATCACCGATACCGGCAACGGCGTCCTGCTCGACAACAACGATGCGGCGACGTTGGTATTCGACGGCGCGATGGATCTCGACACGGGAACCGTCGATGCCTTTACGGCGATCAACGGCGGCACCGTCAACGTGCTCGACCCGACCACTTCGCACTCGCTGAGCACTACGACGGGCCGGGCCCTACGGGTCGACAACACGACCATCGGCGCCATGGACATGACCTTCCGGGACATCTCCGCCAACGGCGCCCCGAGCGGCATCGTGCTCGTCAATACCGGCACCAGCGGCGGCTTGACGGTGACCGGCGACGGCACCGACACCACCCAGGGTGGAAACAGCTCCGGCGGCTTGATTCGCAACACCACCGGGACGGCGGTGCTGGTCGACCAGAGCCACGAGCTCAACCTGGCCCGCATGCGCATCTTGACGCCGGGCGGTCACGGAATCTTGGCGGATCAGCTCAGCGGCCAGGGGTCGTTGATGCACACGACCGTCGAGGACGTCGATGTCGCCAACACCAGCGCCGTCTTCCTGCGCAACGACAATGTCAATTTGAACGCCGGCACGGGCTTCACCACCGGCAACTCGATCTTCCGCAACGCCGTCACCGGCCAGGTGATGTACCTGGTCGAGGGGCGCGGCACCTCGTTGATGAACGTCACCGTCGAGAACAGCCTGTTCGAGGACTTGGCGCCCGATGCCTTCCAGCACTCGGCGGGGCTCGATCCGGGCGACAACGGCACCATCACCTCGGTGTTCCGCAACAACACCGTGCGCAACGCCCGCGCCGCCGTCGGCTCGAGCGTCATCAACATCGGCAAGGCGCACAGCGCTAACTCGGCCTTCACCATCTCCGGAAACACCATCCAGAATGTCGGCATCCCGGGGGTCAATGGCGGCGTCATCAACATCGCCGCTTCGGCCGCCAACGTCGGCGGCACCATCACCGGCACCATCTCGGGCAACCGCCTCGAGAACGTGCAGGGTCGCCGCCGGGGCATCAACGTGGTGCCGGAACCGGCGAGCGGTTCGGTGGGAACGGTCGATGTCACCATCACCGACAACGACATCAACGACATGACCAACGGCATCGGCATCTTCGTCGACATCCGCGAGAACACCCCGTTGACCCATCTGCGGGTGACCAACAACCGCATCGGCACCGGCAACTTCGGGACCACCGCGGGCAACATGGGCGGCACCCGCGACGGTGTCTTCATCCAAGCCGACGACACCCAGGCGAAGACCCTCAACGTGTTGTTCGAGGACAACACCATCCACGTCACCAACGTCGGCACGGGAACGAGTTCCGATCAGGCGGCGGTGATCAAGGCCGACAACGACAACTGTACGGTCAACGCCACCGTACAGGGCAACACCATCATCCAGGGGGCCGGGGGCACCGGCGATTTTGTCTTCGAGGCCGAGGGCGCCTCCACGTACTGCCTGGACTTGAACGCCGCCAACGTCGGTGCCGACGCCAACGCGGCGGCCACCGGCATCGTGCTCGAGCGCGAGGCGGCGGCGACCTTCCATGTCGAGGGCATGGCGGCCGGTCCCCACACCAACGCGGTCGTCGAAGCCTTCCTCGATCCGCGCAACTCCAATCATGTTCTGTCGCCGGTCGGCGGCGGCTTCACCAACAACGGCGGTGCCGGTTGTCCGACACCGCCGTAG
- a CDS encoding DinB family protein: MHRLTALLLLAAVAIFAGPVVAHDESAGMGFHTAQQQDFERASDKLIQLAEATPADKYSWRPAEGIRSVSENFMHVAQVNFALGAALGAAKAENTDNLEAITEKAKVVAELKRSIAYTKEAFEDVVGTDLDRELPFFNSKRSAWSILLIINGHAHEHLGQAIAYARSNGVVPPWSQ, from the coding sequence ATGCACCGTTTGACCGCTCTGCTCCTTCTCGCCGCCGTCGCGATCTTCGCCGGCCCGGTCGTCGCTCACGATGAGAGCGCCGGGATGGGCTTCCACACCGCCCAGCAGCAGGACTTCGAGCGCGCCAGTGACAAGCTCATCCAACTCGCCGAGGCGACGCCCGCCGACAAGTACTCCTGGCGCCCGGCCGAGGGCATTCGCTCGGTGAGCGAAAACTTCATGCACGTGGCGCAGGTCAACTTCGCCCTCGGCGCGGCCCTGGGCGCCGCCAAGGCGGAGAACACCGACAACCTGGAGGCGATCACCGAGAAGGCGAAGGTCGTAGCGGAACTGAAGCGCTCGATCGCCTACACCAAGGAAGCCTTCGAAGACGTCGTCGGCACCGACCTCGACCGCGAGCTGCCCTTCTTCAACAGCAAGCGCAGCGCCTGGAGCATCCTGCTGATCATCAACGGCCACGCCCACGAGCACCTCGGCCAGGCCATCGCCTACGCCCGATCGAACGGCGTTGTGCCGCCCTGGAGCCAGTAG
- a CDS encoding S8 family serine peptidase: MSRQTLFVSILLSAIAGPALGATTGVPPSGIPESPIHPSLAAQLDEGSGALHRIHVGLRPDAFADPAKRSAAFRALDASGDNGALDALRADVAAVRSRALAVKPAGRFEVLFEYKVMHGFSARADTAAIRDLARRPEVESIESMPIWEPFFNESHPLTGVDQVHSRGYTGAGVTAAIIDGAIDHDHAAFGGQPTYPNAKILGGYDFADDDADPTLDCDLQRHGSSIASILAGNGGDLTGTAPDAKLVYIKLAAADDCGILGYAGDLTAGIDWVVDNRATFDIEVLSLSLGFGAFDDVSSCESSFLPVRDALQDAYDAGIVITAAAGNDGLCNAIAFPACLPTVISASGAYDDAIGERSYCVSLSSCRGEDNPDLGCFACTDPSPQADQPVCLLNTGSLLDVFAPTRCAKSIRASTTSTTDTRNCFGGTSAAAPFVAGVAATLLEAVPSLTADEIRDLLIGTGDGIFDSRNGRTIPRVNADAALDAALNIFTDGFESGSTSAWTSEVP; the protein is encoded by the coding sequence ATGAGCCGCCAGACGCTATTTGTCTCGATCTTGCTGAGCGCCATCGCCGGCCCCGCTCTCGGAGCGACGACCGGGGTGCCGCCGTCCGGGATCCCGGAGAGCCCCATTCACCCATCGTTGGCGGCCCAACTCGACGAGGGATCGGGGGCTCTCCACCGCATCCATGTCGGGCTTCGGCCGGACGCCTTCGCTGATCCGGCGAAGCGCTCGGCGGCCTTTCGCGCCCTCGACGCCTCCGGCGACAACGGCGCCCTCGACGCTCTCCGGGCGGACGTGGCGGCGGTGCGCTCGCGCGCCCTCGCCGTCAAGCCCGCCGGGCGCTTCGAGGTCCTCTTCGAGTACAAGGTAATGCACGGCTTCTCCGCTCGAGCCGATACCGCGGCCATTCGCGACCTCGCCCGCCGACCGGAAGTCGAGTCCATCGAATCGATGCCGATCTGGGAGCCGTTTTTCAACGAATCCCATCCTCTGACCGGCGTGGACCAGGTGCACAGCCGCGGGTATACCGGAGCCGGCGTGACGGCGGCGATCATCGATGGCGCGATCGACCACGACCACGCCGCCTTCGGCGGCCAGCCGACCTACCCGAACGCGAAGATTCTCGGCGGATACGATTTCGCCGACGACGACGCGGACCCCACCCTGGACTGCGATCTCCAGCGCCACGGTAGCTCCATCGCCAGCATTCTGGCCGGCAATGGCGGCGACCTCACCGGCACGGCGCCGGACGCCAAACTGGTCTACATCAAGCTGGCGGCGGCGGACGACTGCGGCATCCTCGGTTATGCCGGGGATCTGACAGCGGGCATCGATTGGGTGGTGGACAATCGGGCCACCTTCGACATTGAGGTGCTGTCCTTGAGCCTGGGCTTTGGTGCCTTCGACGACGTGAGTTCCTGCGAGTCGTCCTTCCTCCCCGTTCGCGACGCCTTGCAGGACGCCTACGACGCCGGCATCGTCATCACCGCGGCGGCGGGTAACGACGGCCTGTGCAACGCCATCGCCTTTCCGGCCTGCTTACCGACGGTGATCAGCGCCAGCGGCGCCTACGACGACGCCATCGGCGAACGCTCCTACTGCGTCAGTCTTTCGTCCTGCCGTGGAGAGGACAACCCGGATCTCGGCTGCTTTGCTTGCACTGATCCCAGTCCCCAGGCGGATCAGCCGGTATGTCTGCTCAACACCGGCTCTCTCCTCGATGTCTTCGCGCCCACCCGCTGCGCCAAGTCGATCCGAGCTTCCACCACTTCGACCACCGACACCCGCAACTGCTTCGGCGGCACTTCCGCCGCGGCACCCTTCGTGGCCGGCGTGGCGGCGACGCTGCTCGAAGCGGTGCCGTCGCTGACGGCGGACGAAATCCGCGATCTCCTGATCGGCACCGGCGACGGCATCTTCGACAGCCGCAACGGCCGGACCATTCCGCGGGTGAATGCCGACGCCGCCCTCGACGCCGCCCTCAACATCTTCACCGACGGCTTCGAATCCGGCTCGACTTCCGCCTGGACCAGCGAGGTCCCCTGA